A region of Drosophila suzukii chromosome 2L, CBGP_Dsuzu_IsoJpt1.0, whole genome shotgun sequence DNA encodes the following proteins:
- the LOC108011088 gene encoding uncharacterized protein, which produces MSNVNNVNINVQCECYHRRGLLYYANPLAWGRPCRRCRRMMSRNNIVVTVPAGQVATPVQTTATTVIPAQSATHWQVQQEPHTMSALPPKYDQAVAAN; this is translated from the coding sequence ATGAGTAACGTTAATAATGTCAATATCAACGTCCAGTGCGAGTGCTACCACCGCCGCGGACTTCTTTATTACGCCAATCCCTTGGCTTGGGGTCGTCCTTGCCGCAGATGCCGTCGCATGATGTCCAGGAATAACATCGTGGTGACCGTGCCAGCAGGACAGGTGGCTACGCCAGTGCAAACCACCGCCACCACAGTGATACCTGCCCAGAGTGCGACCCACTGGCAGGTGCAGCAGGAGCCTCATACCATGTCCGCCCTGCCACCTAAGTACGACCAAGCTGTTGCCGCCAActaa
- the LOC108012991 gene encoding uncharacterized protein, which translates to MSDVNISLQCAECYHRRGVLYYANPLAWGRPCRRCRRMMSNVVVVPTQMGVPVATHNTANITTTTTFVPVTVSTY; encoded by the coding sequence ATGTCTGATGTTAATATAAGTCTCCAGTGCGCGGAATGCTACCATCGTCGAGGAGTCCTTTACTACGCAAATCCTTTGGCCTGGGGACGTCCTTGCCGCCGATGCCGCAGAATGATGTCCAATGTTGTGGTAGTGCCAACTCAGATGGGAGTTCCTGTAGCCACCCATAACACCGCCAACATAACCACCACAACCACTTTTGTACCAGTCACTGTGTCCACCTATTAA
- the LOC108010822 gene encoding uncharacterized protein, producing the protein MPYYEEERRHHHHHHHGGRPIVEVDIVPPRIPRPVIEIGVGGRYPPPPPRVEVITPANVYQPPPRPIIEVDVVPPSRPFIEFNIGGRRPPPREEVIIVQQPPPPRW; encoded by the coding sequence ATGCCCTACTACGAGGAGGAACgtcgccaccaccaccatcatcatcatggaGGAAGGCCAATTGTGGAGGTGGACATTGTGCCGCCGAGGATCCCGCGGCCGGTGATCGAGATCGGAGTGGGTGGGCGCTATCCACCGCCGCCCCCCAGGGTGGAGGTCATCACCCCAGCCAACGTCTACCAGCCCCCACCACGCCCCATCATCGAGGTCGATGTGGTGCCCCCAAGTCGTCCCTTCATCGAGTTCAACATCGGGGGTCGGCGTCCTCCGCCCAGGGAGGAGGTCATCATCGTCCAGCAGCCTCCACCGCCCAGGTGGTAG
- the LOC108010022 gene encoding uncharacterized protein has protein sequence MRYYEDPCGYPARHHHGRPNIEIDVVPGWGGAYYPPPPPPRPTEVVYMTPAATYVPGPQMIVPQPYGGVTVTQNGYYPQQAYEYQYQQYQQPYNNTPYQQW, from the coding sequence ATGCGGTACTATGAGGATCCATGCGGCTATCCTGCTCGCCATCACCATGGTCGTCCAAATATCGAGATTGATGTGGTTCCCGGTTGGGGTGGCGCATATTATCCGCCGCCGCCTCCGCCTCGGCCCACCGAGGTTGTATACATGACCCCGGCGGCTACCTATGTGCCGGGACCCCAGATGATAGTCCCGCAGCCCTACGGCGGCGTTACCGTGACCCAAAATGGATATTATCCGCAGCAGGCCTACGAGTATCAGTACCAGCAGTATCAGCAGCCCTACAACAACACCCCCTATCAACAGTGGTGA